Genomic DNA from Chiroxiphia lanceolata isolate bChiLan1 chromosome 30, bChiLan1.pri, whole genome shotgun sequence:
GTCCCCATGATGTCCCTGTGTTCCCAGAGCTCCGGCCATTCCAGTCCCTGCCCTTCTCATCCCTGGGGGCCGAGTCTTTCACGCTAGGGGGCACCAGGGGGTGGCCCTGGCCCAGCCCTTTGCCGGTGCCTGCGCCCTCCTGGAGTGGGACCAACTGGCGGGAGGTTCCGGGCCCCCACCATCATCAACAGTGAGTCTGGGGGGACCCAAAACCACCCTGGGTGGGGTGATCCCGAAAACAGCCGAGGGGGGCCCAAAAATGGGGTGATGGAACCTCAAAAATGGAGTAATGGACCACAAAAATAGGGTGAGGGATGTAAAAAATGGGTTGAGAGCCCTCAAAAATGGGCTGGAGGAGACCAAAACCACCACCCCAACCCCAATGTCCCCAGTGTACCCACAACCCAGTCCCCACACCCCAACCCCAATGTCCTCAGTGTCCCCATAGAGGACATCCCCACAGAGACATCCCTACCACCCAAtgttcccagtgtccccaatgtccccattCCCAATGTCCCTGTTCCCAATGTCCCCATTCCCAACGTCCCCAATGTTTTCAACCTCTtgcccccacccctcccccTTTAACCCCactgtcctcactgtcccccAGGCTCCTCCTCAGTGGCCTGTCACCCACTGGTGGGTCTCTCCTGGTGGTGGTGGCCCCTTGGGGACAGCTCCTGTCCCGGTAGAGACGTCTCCACCATCCCAACATCCACAGTGTCCCCAAtgttcccagtgtccccaatgtGCCCATGTCCCCATAGCCTTGTCCCCATCATCCCAATGTCCCCATAGCCCTGTCACCACCACCCCAATGTCCCCATGTTCCCAACATCCCCAATGTCCCCACAGAGACCtcaatgtccccaatgtcccaTAGAGATGTCTCCAATGTTCTCACATCCCCAAaatccccagtgtcccagtgccTTGCCCCCACACCCCAACATCCCCAACCCTTACCCCCATAACCTCACTGTCCCCATTGTCCCCACAGGTCCTCTCCAGTGGCCTGCCACCACTGCCCTTGGTGGGTCCCTCTGGTGGTGGTGGCCCAGCTCGGGGTGCCTGGGTCTGGCGCCGCTCTGGTGGCCCTGGGGCCACCTTTGTTCGCCAGAGCCTCGGACGGGGCGGCTGCGTCGCCCCCACGCCGTGGCCACGCCCGTCTCGGGGGCCACCTGTACCTGGGCGTGGCCGACAGCTCCAAGGGTGGCACCAGCACCGTGTTCCGGTGGGGTGGCGCGGCTTCTACCCCCACCAGACCCTCCGGGCGTGGCACCGCGACACCCACCTGGAGTTCCTGGAGCTGGCGGGGCCCAGCACTCGTGGTGTGTTCAGGGGCCAGGAGACCCCTCGGTACCGGTGGAGTGGGGGGGTCTTCACCCCCCACACCGACATCCCCCACGTGCCCGACGTGTATGCGGCGAAGCACTTCCGGCTGAGGGGACACGTGTTCCTGTGCCTCACACGGTTCCTGGGGGACGCCAAGGtgggggggggtcgggggagtgggcaggggtggcaggggTCATGGAAGGTTACCAGAGTCATGGAGGATATCAGGGTTGTGTGGTTATGGGGGGCCATCAGAATCATGTGGTCATGGGGGTCATCAGGGGTCCATGGGGGTCCAGCAACATCATGAGGCCATGGGGGATACCAGGAGTCATGTGGCTATGGGGGATCAACAAGGTCATATGGTCATGGGGGGCCACCACTGTCATGAGAGTCATCAGAGTCATGCAGGTCCAGCATCATCATGGGTTGTTGGGGTCCAACACCATCACATGGTTATGGGGAACCATCAAAGTTGTAGGTCCGTAGGGTCATCAGGGTCATGTGGTCATGGGGGTCATCAGGGACCCATGGGGGGCCAGCAAGGTCATGGGGTCATGGGGGATACCAGAGTTGTGTGGTTATGGGAAGTTATCGGGTTGGGTAGTCATGGGTCAGCAGGAGTCCATGGAGGTCCACCTGGCTCATGTGGTTGTAGGGGTACATCAGGGTCATGGGGCTATGGGGGTCACCAGGCTCATGTGCTTGTGGGGGTACATCAGGGTCATGGGGCTATGGGGGGTCACCAGGCTCATGTGCTTGTGGGGGTACATCAGGGTCATGGGGCTATGGGGGTCACCAGGGTCATGTTGTTATGGGGATCCACTGAGATCATGGGTCCGCGGGGATCCATCACCATCGTGTGGTCATAGGGTGCCACGTCTTCCCCATGACCCCACACCCATCCATGACCCCACCCCCATCCCACAATCTCATCACCCTTCCCAATCCATCCCATGATCCACCACCCAGCCCGCTCCTTCCCCCGATCCACCACCCCGTCCCATGATCCCACCACCCTTCCCATGACCCCACcacccaagccattccatgactcCACCACCCAACAAACAACCCAGTAAAACCCAGCACAACTCAATGCACCCCATGATCGCACCACCCTTCCATCCATCCCATGATCCCATCACCATTGATCATCCCACCACCCAACCCAACCCTTTCCACAATCCCAccacccaacccaacccaaccatGATCCTAcctcccacccacccacctcccacccctGTCCCCCTTTCCAGGTGATGCGCTGGGAGGGCTCCATGTTCCGGGAGATCCAGCAGGTCCCGGCTCGGGGGTCGATGATCTTCCAGCCACTGACCTTGAGTGGCCACCGCTATGTCCTGCTGGGCAACGACTTTGCCCGAGCCGCGTGTTCCGCCTGGGCCCCGAGGGGCACCTGGAGCCtacccaggagctgctggtgcccaCCCCCGCGCCTTTGTCCCTGTCACCGTTGGCCACTGGCACTTCCTTGTGGCCTCTAGCTTCAAAGGGCCACCCATATCTACCAGCACATGACATAGACCTCGAGGCATGAGAGGACATGGGGACATCAACCATCATGTCCCCATGGACTGGTCACCTGAGGGATTTGGGACATCAACCATTGTGTCACCATGGACTGATCACttgagggatggagggacacCATGTGACCATGGACCTGGTCACtgagggacatggggacatcaTCCCCCTCACCATCATGGACCTGGTGCCACCATCCCCCTGATGACCCCATTGGCCTCGTGTTCCCTCTGGTGTCATCACTGCCCTGATGTCCCAAGGCCACCACCTTACCTTGTCCCTCCTGGTGACACCACTGCCACAATATCCCCAAGCCACCATTAGCCTGATGTCATCACTGAACTTGTGTCACTTCCTGGTGTCACCATGGCCCTgatgtcccctgtcccctcctggtgCCACCACCAACTCCAAAGCCACCTTCAGCCTGATGTCACCATTGGCCCAGTTTCATCTTTTGGTGCCACCAATGCCCTGATGTTCCCAAGGCCACCATCACCACAGTATCACCACTGGCACAATGTCCCCTCCTGGTGCCACCCCAACCCTATGTCCCCAAGGCCACTGTCACTGCAATGTCACCATTGGCCTGTGTCCCCTCCATGTGCCACCACCGTCTCCAAAGCCATCATCAAGCTGATGTCCTCTCCTGGTACCACCATCCCCCTGATGTCCCTGAGGCCACTATCTACCCATGTCACCTGGTCCCCTCCACGTGCCACCCCCAGcactgtcccctgtcccccctgaTGTCCCCCAAGTGCCACCACCCCCCAAGAACCaaattacctcttttttttttaacctttttattcattttccccatttgttgggctgttttggggggttCCACCCCAAAATAAACCCGTCCCTCCCCCCTCCATGTGTCGCTGCACTtggggacacttggggacaCATCAGCACGTGCTGACGGCTCGTGAAGAGAGGGAGGATTAGGGGGGTCCCCATTGTCCCCAGGGTCCCCAGATGTCCCGAAGTCCCCCCTTtgtccccagtgccctccccCTTGTCTCCAAGTACCCCAGATGTCCCCAAGGGGGGAGAGGACACTCACCTGTCCCAACCAGGTGTGACATCTCAGGGGGGTGTCGTTGGTGGCTGTGGGGGTGGGCAGGGTCAGGGACCACCTCtgtgtccccaatgtccccttgtcccccagtgtcccccactCTCCCAATGTCCCCCAGTGTTCCCCTGTCCCACTGGCCTTGCTCCGGCACTTGCACTTCCCACCTGCAGGGACACAAGAGGTGACACAAAGAAGGTGACACAGGGACCCCCTGGGTGACATTAGGGACCCCCAGGTAGCATGGGGACCCCCCAGGTGTGACACAAACACCGTGCAGGTAACAttgctcccccctcccccccccgccagGTGAAACTGGGGACACCCCAGTTGGCACAGGTGACACTCACTGAGCAGGACGATGAAGCCCAGGACACACAGGAGGCGGCCACGCCCAACCCGGCCACGCGCAGGTGATGCCAGTCTGAGGGGACACACCTGTcacacctgggacacagctggggacacacctgggacagctggggacaCACCTAGGAAACCCTCAGGAAACACCTGGGGACACATCTGGGACACACCTGAGGACATGCCTTCGGACAAGCCTGGGACATACCTGGGGATGCACCGGGGACCACCTGGGGGACACCCTGGGGGACACACCTGGaacacacctggggacacacctggggacacacctggggacacacctgagcagctggggacacacctggggacacactgggggacacacctgggacacacctggggacacaaCTGGAACACACCTGGAACACACCTGGGGACATCCCATTTGCCCCCTACCCTCCAGTCCCCCcagtttttttcccagtcctcCCCAATTCCCTCCCAGTTCCTTCAGTCCCCCCAACTGGTCCCCCACCATACTGGAAGGGATTGTTGGTAtctgtggggaggggaagagtcAGAGGGACCAGTATGGACTTCCCCACCCAGTATAAAACTGGTGTAGGCACTCCCTCCAGTATAACCAGTATGGTCCCACTATGGAGCCTCCCATCTCAGTATAAACCATTATGAGCTCCCTCAACCCAGTTATGAGCCTCCCATACCGGTACAAACCAGTATGAGCCCTCATCCCGTATAAACCAGTATGGATCCTCACATCCATAACCTAGTACGTCCCCCCTCATACCAGTATGGACCTCCCCATACCACTATAAACCAGTATGGCCCCCATCCCAGTATAACCAGTACGGACCACACCCCCACTCCCAGTATGACCCTCTCCATTCCCAGTATGACCCCACCCCATTCCCAGTacagcccccccccctcccagttGGTCCCAGTTTGTCCCAGTCACTCACCAGGGTGGAGGTTCCCTCTCGCCATGGACAGaactgggatggggaggggaacCAGTTTGGGGGAGGATCAGTggtcccagttcctcccagttcAAATAAACCAGTTCCCCACCTGGTTACTCCCAGTACCTCCCAGTCCtccccagttccctcccagtttGCTCCCAGTCCCTACCCAGtcctccccagtgcctcccagttccctcccagtatATATATCCCAGTTTCTCCTCAAttgctcccagtcccctccaGTTCCCCCCAGTTCTCCCCCAGTCTCCCCAAtctccccccagtccctcccagtacCTCCCAGTAGCACCAGCACCCTCAGGCTTTCCCGCTCCATCTCGATGATTTGacccctggggaggaggggaagattCCAGGGGTTCCCGAAAAACCGGGAATGGAGGGGGGGGGTGCCCCCCCGAGAATCCCGGGCGTCCgggtgggggagggggaggtgaGTCACTGGGATTCCTGAGCAGGGCGGGACTGGGAGGGGCGGGGGGTTACTGGGGGATTGGAAGGAACTGTGAGGGAGTGGGGGGACTGGAAGGGAATTGGGGGGCACTGGGTTACTGGGGGATTGGAAGGAACTGTGAGGGAgtgggggggactgggggaaTTGGGGGGCACTGAGTTACTGGGAGCCCAATTTATGGGGGACTTGGAACAACGAACGGACTAGGAGAGGACTCGAGGGAGAGTGGGAGtcactggggggcactgggagggactggggggaacTGGAAGTGGATTAGGAGCAACTGCAGGGGGACTGGAAGAGACTGGGGGTGACTGGGGGGAACTGGAAGTGGATTAGGAGCAACTGCAGGGGGACTAGGGGGGACTGGAGGGtaactgggagggactgggaggtaAGTGGGACAGGCTGTAGGGAACCAGGGGTTAAatgggagggactggagggtAACTTGGAAGGTCTGcggagggactggggggatcACTCACCttcccagagcagccacaggTAAAACTGGGGGGTGAAACCTGGGGGGCGTGACCACGTCTGAGGGGCGTGGTCACTGCTGAAGGGGAGTGGCCAGGGCTGAGGGGGCGTGGTCACGGCTGGCGGACTGGAATGGACTGTGGCAGCAACTGGGGTGGACTCAGATGGACACTGGGTCATACTGGGAGTGATACTGGGGGGGACTGGAGGACACTGAGAACGCtgaggggggcactggggagggctgggacaTACTGGAGTTCATACTGGGACATACTGGAGGTGATACAGGTATGGACCGGGACATACTGGGGGACACTATGGGAGACACTAGGGGCACTGGGACATACTGGAGGTGATACTGGTATGGACCGGGACATACTGGGGGACACTATGGGAGACACTGGGGGAACTGGGACATACTGGCGGACGCTGGGAATGCCGTGAATGATACTGGGACGGACTGGGATGtactgggggacactgggagtgTGAGGAGGACACTGGGGAATGGGGAGGGACgggggggggacactggggagggctgggggacactgggacatgCTAGGAATGACACTGGGATGGAATGGGACATACTGGGGGACCCGGGGGTCACCTGGGTGGACGGAGGGATGGGGGAAACTGAGCTGGACTGGAGAGACTGGGGACACTAGAGGAGGGACTGGGGGAGACTGGAAGGGACTGAGGGGAACcgggctgtactgggagggcCTGAGTATGAACTGGGCGGTACTGGGGATGAACTGGGCTATATTGGACGGGACTGGGACTGAACTGGGACTGAACTGGGCTATACTGGTAGGGCCTGGGAATGAACTGGTCTGTACCGTGAGGGTCTGCAAAGGTAACCTGGGCCGTTTTCGCCTCTAGCGCCTCCCATTGGTCGCAGTGCCCGCCCGTCAAAGCCCGCAGCCAATCCGCGTCCGAGaagggggaggtggggagggacctGGAGCCAGAGCCACTTTAGGCCCTTCCGAGACTACAACTCCCGTCATGCACCGCGGCCACATAGAGCGCTATTTCTAGCCGGGACTACAACTCCCATCACCCCCGCGGCCCCACGAAGCCCCATTGTAGCGGGGTTTGCAGCCCCCAAGTGCCCCCAGACCCTCAAGTGCCCCAAATTCCCTCCCCTGACCCTCCTCAAGTGCCCCTCTAGACGCCCAAGCATCCTCCAAGTGCTTCCCTGGACCCCAAACTGTCCCAGAAGTGCCACCCAGCACCCCTAAgtgcctccccagtgcccacctGGACACCCAAATTCCCTCCCCTGACCCCCAAGTGGCCCATAAGTGCTCCATAATGCCTCATCGGATCCCTAAATTCCCTCTCTGACCCCCAAGTGCCCCCTCAGACCCCCAGGTCCTGGGAGGACGGACCCCATAGAAAAGGGAGGCTCTGGGGGATCACTAAAGGGGGCTtgtgggggctctgggggccaGAGGGGAGAGTGGGTTGGGGGCCTGGAGGGGGCTTTGGGAATTTTAGGTGGAATTCAGGGAGTTTTGATTGAAATCAGGGAGATTTCAGTGAGATTGGGGGGGAGAAATTAAGGGATTTGGGGATTGAATGAATGGATTTTGGGGGATAGCttggggatttggggtggaaTTAAGGGCACTTGAGGTGAAATCGGAGATTTGGGTGAAATTGTGGAAATTTTAGGTTGTATTAAGGGAATTTTGACTGGAATTAAGGAGGATTTGGGGTGAAATTGGGGATTTTGATGAGATTATAGGGATTTTAGATGGGATTAAGGGGATTTGACTGGAATTAAAGGGATTTGGGGAAATCAGGAGGATTTTGATGAAATTATGGGGATTTGAGGTGGAGCTAAGGCAACTTTGAGTAGAACCATTGTGATATGAGATGAAAATCAGGAAATTGAGGTGAAATTAGGGGTATTCATGTGGAACTAAAGGAAATTTGTGTGAAATTAAGGCAATTTTTGGTGGAATCCgggggatttggggtgaaaTTATGGGGATTGTAGGAGGGATTAAGGGAATTTCGGGTGGAATAAGTGGATTTGGGGTGAAATAGGGGGGGTTTTATGATTTTGGAGGATTTTAGGTGGAGTTCACGGACTTTTGAACTGAATTGAGTCAATTTGAGGTGAAATTGGGGATTTGGGGTGAAATTGGGGGGTGGGCTGTCTTAAGAGGGTGTTGTGTGAAATTAAGGGGATTTTGATGAAATCTGGGGATCTGGGGTGAAATCAGTGGGACTTCAGGTGAAACTGTGGGAATTTTAGAAGGGTCTAAGGGAATTTTGGGTACAGTTAAAGAATTTGGGGGTGACATTAAGAGGATTTTAGGTGAAATTaaggggatttggggtggaaTAAGGGATTCCTGTGAGATTGAGGGATTAGTTGGAATTAGGATTTGGGGTTGAATTAAGAGATTTGGGTGGGGGGGGAGACATTAGGGGGTATTTTAGTGGAATTTAAGGGTCTTCAGTGGAATAAGAGGATTCGGATAAAAATACAGGGATTTAATGGGGAGGAAATGGGGGACTTTACATGGAATAAAGGAATTTTGAGTGaataaaaaggggggggggaggggggaggggaatCTGGGGTTAAATGGGGGATTTTAGTGGACATTTGGCAAAAGTTTGCCTTGACTCACAAAATGAGGGAGGAATTGGGTTCTAAGATACCCCCAAGCAAGGTAAAGCCCAACTGAGGCCAGATGTTGGATTCCAAAAGGATAATCCAACTTCATTTTCGAAAAccaaaagagaggagagaaagaaagaaaagtaggaGAAGCCAAGACAAATTATTGGAAG
This window encodes:
- the LOC116799955 gene encoding LOW QUALITY PROTEIN: leucine-rich repeat LGI family member 4-like (The sequence of the model RefSeq protein was modified relative to this genomic sequence to represent the inferred CDS: inserted 2 bases in 2 codons); translated protein: MWGGGFGAPLRGGGGCPGGCECDRESALCRGAPGGSPGAPPPPGHTVTGSVAHRGPGRGQLPPHPDPQLLLVTAGSLGTIGDGAFLDWCYWSTCSSRTTRSGPSNPPPCGASGGSCSWTCGGTHSAVIVACGGSCRGWGQSPPPPRLLGAAAAPPPQGTPLAHLDPRDFQCQQTELRPFQSLPFSSLGAESFTLGGTRGWPWPSPLPVPAPSWSGTNWREVPGPHHHQQSSPVACHHCPWWVPLVVVAQLGVPGSGAALVALGPPLFARASDGAAASPPRRGHARLGGHLYLGVADSSKGGTSTVFRWGGXGFYPHQTLRAWHRDTHLEFLELAGPSTRGVFRGQETPRYRWSGGVFTPHTDIPHVPDVYAAKHFRLRGHVFLCLTRFLGDAKVMRWEGSMFREIQQVPARGSMIFQPLTLSGHRYVLLGNDFAXSRVFRLGPEGHLEPTQELLVPTPAPLSLSPLATGTSLWPLASKGHPYLPAHDIDLEA